In one window of Macrobrachium rosenbergii isolate ZJJX-2024 chromosome 11, ASM4041242v1, whole genome shotgun sequence DNA:
- the LOC136843533 gene encoding spore coat protein SP96-like, giving the protein MEKGEARDDLGTVLQGSSSNSNSSSSSSNSSHSSNSRSSSKNSTVAATAEAAGKTVAVAATVAIAAATTVAVAATVAIAAATTEQQQQQQHCSSSSRSSRNNNNSSNSSNSRSSRNNNSSNSGTTVVTAEAAATTTVVAAVAAAETETTAAFAAAVTSVAAIVAGEATAAPMVAVAATAAAVATATATPFALSHDKLD; this is encoded by the exons cagcagtaacagcaacagtagcagcagcagcagcaacagtagccatagcagcaacagcagaagcagcagcaagaACAGTACAGTGgcagcaacagcagaagcagcaggaaAAACAGTAGCAGTGGCAGCAACAGTAGCtatagcagcagcaacaacagtagCAGTGGCAGCAACAGTAGCtatagcagcagcaacaaca gagcaacagcagcaacaacagcactgtagcagcagcagtaggagcagccgcaacaacaacaacagtagcaATAGCAGCAACAGTAGGAGCAGCAGGAACAACAACAGTAGTAACAGCGGAACAACAGTAGTAACAGCggaagcagcagcaacaacaacagtagtagcagcagtagcagcagcagaaacagAAACAACAGCAGCATTTGCAGCAGCAGTAACATCAGTAGCAGCAATAGTAGCAGGAGAGGCAACAGCAGCACCGATGGTAGcagtagcagcaacagcagcagcagtagcaacagcaacagcaacgcCATTTGCTCTGTCTCACGACAAACTAGATTAA